Genomic window (Zingiber officinale cultivar Zhangliang chromosome 2B, Zo_v1.1, whole genome shotgun sequence):
ataaatcaagaaaaaataTCTTTATTCCGCTTCAATCCAATGCCATTTCTGTTGGCGGCATTTGGTCTCTCCGATGGGGACTATAAAAGCTCTATCATTTCTGAACTTAGCAAATGAGTTTCTTACTGAGTCAAGAAGATCTATGGGGACTGGTGATGGTACCGGCGACGGCGAATGCGAAGGTGCTGAAGAAGGTGTATGAGATGATCCTACCTAATCAGGGGGTGACGTAGGTACACTGGCAAGTGATGTATTTGTTTGATCTTGTGATCTTCGTCTACGTCCACCTCGTCGAAAATATGCTAAAAATTCCAATATAGAATAAAGTAAATTTGATGtttttattcataaaaaaaaattaaaaaacttacCATATTTATGTAATGCTTGGAGAATAagggaggaaaaaaatgaaatgcCACCTCTCATGACCTTTAGGAAAAAAATACAGTGtattaacaaataaaacatataaaattaaaaatgagatAGTATACAAATAACTCAtgatttttgtaaattaacataATAAAGGTAAATGTTCTTGTAAAAAAATCAATACCATATATGGAAAAATATgacaaattttttaaattaggCTAACAAAACTTACGcgtcatcaaaaatcaaagtcctcATTATCATCCTCATCCTTGTcctcctcatcctcatcctcctcgtCCTCATCGTTATCATCAATTTCACTTGTATCCACATTTATCACTATACCGCTGGGATCTCataaagttggaataatatattcctcagtaTGAAAGGTATATATTCacaacttcctcttgttgatatgtaatgttttcccaacgtgcctcaattttttttgTGCTTTTATTTTACCAACAGCCAACCAATCAATCTTATCATGTTTCAAAATAGGATACGAAGAATTGAATGTTTGAATTGCTTattgtgccaacacaaatggttcatatatCTTATAAagtctcttatgatttatttcaaccaaattataatgTGGATTAACCTTCATCCCTTTGACTgggtcaaaccagcgacacataaataagATAACTTGCATTTCTCGCCCTGGATATTCTGCCTCTATAATTTCATCAAGCAAAgcataaaaatcattgcttgtACCTCCATCATTGGATGACTGAACATACACCCCACTATTTATAGTATTCTTCTCATTTCTATaatcttgagtatgaaaattatatccatttatgaaatatgctagCCAAGTGCGTCTTAATGCTTTTGGACCCCATGACAAATGAAATAGTCATTCTTGTTCAAGGTGAGCTCGATTACCatgaacctaaggtcaaaacaccCATTGTTAAAAGTATGGATGTGTTAaacaaatataaattttttacttacatatgatttgaactaTGTAGCAAACTCTTCTTCGCAAAATTGATCAAATTCTTGTGTCAACAATTCAGAATATGAGTTTTGGAAAATCctactaaaaaaatatattataatacaAACAATTTATGacattacaaaaataaaaaaaatacttactcATAACATAatgatacttctggacaattcaGTAAAATATAAGTCTGGGCTGCCCGCCATTCTTTACTagttaagtatctttgtttacatggtccacttggtcgaccaaggtagttgaaaattaaaaatgagtttacaTTTAGATCAATAGGACCCTTATCATTTCTGCCCGCTCTTCGCCTTTTTCTttgaacatgaggttcaaaataatacgatgcaaaagttgttacttcctccacaatatatgcattaacaatagaggcttcaactcgtgttttatttttaacttttttcttcaaatgatataagaatctggtggttaaaaaaataaattgtattaaatattaatatataatagaaatagaaattttttatgcattCAAAGAGTCGAagtatagaaaatgaaaattcaaCCTTTCCAACGAATACATCCACAAAAAATGGGCAGGTCCTCCAACCTTGGCCTTGTATgacaagtgaaccaaaagatgctcCATGGAATAAAAAAAGGTTggtggaaatatcctttccaaattaCATAAAATGATTAGAATGTCTCTTTCTAACTTCTCCATTTGTGAATgtctcaaaactgttgagcaaatatcatgtagaaAATATTTAACTCCGTAATCGCACCCCATACAAAatgtggtaagagttccttaagaGCAATAGGAATGAGTCTTTACATTATTATATAGCAGTCATGACTTTTCAAATCAATCAATTTGCATTCTTTTATatcgacacatcttccaagattagagacataccaatctaaaaattttaaagatttcaaccattcacaaagAACACATCTctgatccttatttaatgtataaactgcctttggctttggtcccctactGTTTTtatcgacatcaagagtgggtcttttacaaATGAATCACATATCTTTTCTTGTATTGAGATTGTCTTTGGTTTTTCCATTGATATCCATCACTGTATTTATCAGGTTATCAAAaatattcttctcaatatgcattacatcgagattatgatgtatcaaatgaGTAAACCAATATggcaaatcccaaaatatacttcgttTAGTCTATTTATGCGTACTTCCATATTCAGCTATTGTACCATGTGACTTTTTATAAACAGATGGAAAGTGAAacactctgtaccaaatatctaGACCTATCAATCTCAATGGCAGAGgtgttctttcaattctattctttgtgaattcatctttattctttctgaaTTTATAATTTAGCGGTAAAAAttgtctatgacaatcaaaataacttgaCTTCTTTCCGTGTTTTAATCTaattgactttgatctctccatataTATTGGGCATCCAAAGATCCCAGAGGTACTCCAACCcgatagcataccataagctggAAAGTTATTTATGGTTCAAAGAAGAGCAACCTTCATTACAAACATCTGATTAGTatgaacatcgtatgtaggaacaccttcatcccatagttgtttcAATTCTGCTATTAggggttgcatataaatatctattaacttcttcGAATTTTGTGGGCCAGGCACagccaatgttaaaaacatataaggtgttttcatgcacatcccaagTGGAAAATTATATGGAGTTAAAGTAATTGGCCAACAAGAATAAGGtcttcctgatttaccaaatGGAGCAAATCTATTAGCACACAGacataatctaatatttctaGTCTCCGATGTAAATTCCGGAtatgttttatcaaaaatttttcaTGCATCTGCAtttgatggatgacacattagtcCTTCTAtttgatgagttgcatgccaagtcatgtgttcagCAGTTGCCTTTGATGTATAAAGTCTTTATAACATAAGAGTTAAAGGCAAAtaaaacaactaactatatgaTTTACGTCGCTGTTGACTCCTTCTAGCAGTCttgtacctatcttgattacagaatttacaaacatctatatctgcatcatctccccaatataacatacaatCATCTCTGTAAATATCAATTTTTTCCACCGAAAGACATAATTCTTTCACCAGTTTTTTCATACTATTAAAATCAGGAGGCAAAATATGATGACGTGGCAATGAGTCatcaaaagcttgaacaaaagCATTAAAGCAATCTTGCGATGCCTTTATATTTAATAGTCTTGcggtgagagataatttagtttGATTGTTACAACCGACCCATAATGATTCATCTGTAGCACTCAACACTTCTTGAAATTTGTGATATGTTTCATCCACACCTGGTACTTCTAACTCCTCCAACGGTGATGTATAAGTAGTAAACAATTGTTCAACTGAGAgaaactagaacttgcaccaaaTGTATCGAGAATGAAATTCTGACCTCTTACATCAATTACCATTCTCTGATATGGATTTaattgttcataataactctgatcccTACTAACAGAGACTTGGATATTCCatccataatcctcatcagatatgaatgattcaccatgacatgtccaattatagtaatttggagtaaaaacaaatctacaaagatgttcttcaactttatcggaGGCTAAAAATTTATCATTGTGACACTTTCTATACGGACATCTTATCTTATTGTCATCcatatacttaacttgactagatgcaaattccaaaaattaccACAACCTAGTGATAAACTTATCAGTTAAATCCCAACGATAAGACAAattcttgttatacatccaacttctttcattctgcattttacatgtatttatttatttaaatactaTTAAAAACTAATACACATAAATCTTACCATCGAAGACAAAGTAACAAAGagcattttatcaaaataaagaaacacgcatatatataaaatattattatgatAAAAGTTAGAAATGAACACATATCAGTACAAGGATGTTACAGGGAAGATCAACAAGAACTCTTATGAAAATATTAGATTTATTACAATTAATCAGAACACACCGTACGATAATAAATCATAGATACGAGTGCCACCAACAACACCGAGCTAGATCTGCACAAATAACATTACAAATTTAGATAATATCTTACgataataaatcaaaaattaaattatgtaaTATAAACCCCATATCAGACATCTACAACTGCAGCCATCGGGGGCAGTCGTTGCCACCGAGGCAACCGCGACCACCGAGGGCATGGTGCAAATGGCCACTGGGACTAGCCGCAGCTAGGCCTGGCCATTTGGCCAGGGCCAGGCGTAACCACGCGTGGCCAGGACCGGAAATGCGTGACCACGCGCGGTCAACCGCAGCTAGCCGCGGTGACACGCGACCAGCCGCGACGACGCACGGCCAGTCGTGGTGACATGTAGCCACACACAGTCCCACACGACCATGCGCGAGCTACCACAGGCCGAGAGGGGAGAGGGGAGGGAAAAGAGAAGTACCAAGACACTGCGCTGCCGCTGGAGAGTGTTGTGGTCGCCGCCGGAGATTGCTGCCGCCACTGAGAGAAGAAGTTGTGAGTggtaaaggaaaatctagatgtGGCAAAGAAATAAAGGATAAAGTAGATCTGGATCTGAGATatagttttagggttttttgCAACAAATTATGGATTCATCACCAAATCTGGAACGAATCCGGGATTCATCCAAGATTTGGtgatgaatccaagattcgtcctcaaatctgggatgaatccatgattcgtccccaaatctaggatgaatccaggattcgtcccaaattctaaaaaaataataaataaaaaaaatcaatcggAAGCCCTAAATATTGACCTAGAGATGTCAAAATTTTataaaacaagtttctttgggttcctaattttctcctgatcataaatatgtcatcatccataattttaatctaacatattgagtgtggtgattttttaacatgaattatgtcatatttcatgttaaaaaaatcaccacacttaatatgttaggttaaaattatggatgaggacatatttatgatgaagagaaaattagaaatccagaaaaacttgtttcataaaattccgacTCTCTAGGTCGATATTTTTAAATTAGAGCTtccaattgattttttttaatttcttattttttagaATCtcggacgaatcctggattcatcccagatttgaggacaaatccatggattcgtcctagatttggtgacgaatctaggattcatccccaaatctgggacgaatccatgaTTTGTCCCAGAAgtacaaaaataattaaaaaaagaaaaatgaatcggagaccctaaatatggacctagagatgtcagaatttcatgaaacaagtttctatgggttcctaattttctcttgatcataaatatatccttattcataattttaacctaatatattgagtgtgataatttttaatatgaatatgacataattaatgttaaaaaaaaatcaccatACTCAACATATTAGTTCAAAAGTATggatgaggatatatttatgattagCAGGAAATTAGGaaccataaaaatttattttatgaaattATGACATCTCTAGATcaatatttagtgaaacatatataatttactattaattaagtatgttaatgTTCAACGCATGTTTGGATATTTGTCTCAAACTTAAAATATGGAGCTAAAgatgtcagaattttatgaaacaagtttttttaggtttctaattttctcttgatcataaatatgccctcatccataattttaacctaatatgttgagtgtggtgattttttaacatgaattaggtcatattcatgtaaaaaaatcaccacacttaatatgttaatttaaaattatggatgatgacatatttatgatcaggagaaaattagaaacctaaagaaacttatttcataaaattctgacatcTCTAGGTCAATATTCTTAAATTAGGGtttttgattgattttttttaatttcttattttttagaatctgggatgaatcctggattagTCCCAAaagtacaaaaataaataaaaaaataaaaataaattggagatcctaaatatggacctagagatgttagaatttcatgaaacaagtttatatgagtttctaattttctcctgatcataaatatgtcctcatccagaattttaacctaactattgagtgtgatgattttttaatatgaatatgacctaattaaTGTTAAAAAATCATCATACTCAAcatattagttcaaaattatggatgaggatatatttatgattagtaagaaattaggaacccatagaaacttattttataaaattctgacatatctagatcaatatttagtgaaacataagtttactattaattaagtatgttaatgTTCAATGTATGCTTGGATATGTTTCTCAAACTTTAAATATGGAGCTaaagatgtcagaatttcatgaaataagtttctttgggttcctaattttctcttgatcataaatatgtttgtaatttttaacatgaattaagtcatattcatgttaaaaaatcaccacacttaatatgttaggttaaaattatggatgatgatatatttatgatcaggagaaaattaggaacccaaagaaacttatttcatgaaattctgacatctttAGGTCGATATTTAGGGCtttcgattattttttttaatttcttattttttagaatctgggatgaatccaagaCTCGCCCCAGATtcttaaaaataagaaaataaaaaatatcaataaaaaatcttaaatatggacctagtgatgtcaaaatttcatgaaataagtttctttgggttcctaattttcttcggatcataaatatatcatcatccataattttaacctttCATGtcgagtgtggtgattttttaacatgaattaagtcataattcatgttaaaaaattaccacacttaatatattaggttaaaattatgaatgaggacatatttaTGATTAGGATAAAATTtggaacccaaagaaacttgtttcataaaattctgacatTTTTAGGTTGATATTTTTAAATTAGGGCTTccgattgattttttttaatttcttattttatagaatctgggacgaatcctggattcatcctagaagtacaaaaataaataaaaaaaaaaataataaattggaggctctaaatatgaacctagagatgtcgaaatttcataaaataagtttttatgagtttctaattttctcctaatcataaaTATGTCCTCATCCAAAATTTTAACATAACATACCGAGTGTGAtgattttttaatatgaatatgacttAATTAATGTTGAAAAATCACCATACTTAACATATTAgctcaaaattatggatgaggatatatttatgattagCAGAAAATTAGAaacctatagaaacttattttatgaaattttgatatctctagaTCAATATTTAGTTGAACATAAGTTTactattaattaagtatgttaatgttaacgcatgtttgaatatgtgtctCAAACTTAAAATATGGAGCTAAAGATGTcagaaatttattaaataagtttctttgggtttctaattttctcctgATTATAAATATGTCTTCCTCCATAATTTTAGCCTAACATATTGAGTGTGGtgttttttttaacatgaattaggtcatattcatgttaaaaaattaccacacttaatatgttaggttaaaattatggatgatgatatatttatgaccaagagaaaattaggaatccaaagaaacttgtttcataaaatttcgatatctctaggtcaatatTTAGGACTtctgattgttttttttttaaatctgggatgaatctcagattcgtcccagatttggtgACGAATCTCGAATTCGTCCAGATTTGGGGGCGAATCTCGAATTCATCCTAGATTTGGGGGTGAATATCTGGATTCGATCCAAATTTGGGAACGAATCCTAAATATGTCCCATATTTGCTTTTTAAGTTTCTGCGACAAATTTTTAATTCATCACAAAATATGCAacaaattattattttgtagCAGAATTTGCAAAAAATCTCATTATCATTGCAAAATCGCCAACGAATATTTTATTTGTCGCATAATTTggaatgaaaattaagttttgttGCCAAACTGCAACGAAATGTGCGATGAAATTTTATTTGTTACTATTTCTAGGATGATATTTTTTGGTTGCAAAATTCGTtgtaaatttgggatgaattattttttattgCTAAATTTATTACTGATTTGGGATGAAAATTATTTGTCCCTAAATTTCATCCCTAATCTATTGATTTTTTGTAGTGGTCGAAGCAAAAAAGGAATAACTATTAAGGATAATCTTAATTAATCTACTCTCATTGTCTTCTTTGGAAGCTATAAACCATGCAAGCAATTAGACTTCTCTTTAAATGATGCTCAATTTgatggaaaatatattagattgtCTTTAAATGTGCTAAATttaggaaaaattatattaagcggaaaaaaatcgtactcaatttgatagaagaTATACTTGATTCAATTTAAATGTACTaaatttataaagaattatacctcattttaaaacttttttaccTAAAAAAGATGAGGGGCAATTAGGTAATAATATTCATATGTAAAgagttgaaacaaataaaactttacatATATGAAgtgtaaataatttttttttgacatgGTAACTGTATGTAAAGTTTAAATTGTGATTGAGAATTTTAAGACAATTTTCCCTTATAATTTCACTTTATAAAATATTTGAGCTATGATAAAcccagttaagttaaatttagtttaaaataaattaaaatgattatttaaatttaatttaatttaatttttaatttttcatgaaTTTGAGTTTTGTTGATTTAGAAGTGATCTCAAAttcgagtttgtttgattatttttaatttatacaattgattattaagttgataatatacatttgtttgtttttttttaaaaaaatatttataataagaattttattgatgaacttaatttttaaatttttattcatgCAATTTATGATATTTATTCATgaacattaataaattaaatatatatacttTTTAAAGCTTGTTCATTCTAATACCAAATTTACTCACtaatatttgattcatttataccTTAGAGGTCTAACTTTGTAGTTTGACCAACTAATAAGCTCGCAATGAATTAATATTTGTTGTGGTCCCTCGAAGAACCTTTAATTGGTCAAAACATTCGTTGGACTAATTTATTCCATCACATGAGGAATTATAGCGTTATATGAAGATTATGGCCTCTAGACTTCATAAATTTATAAGAAGAATTAATCTCATCTTTAATGATCATGTTCAATTACTCTTAAATTTATTCTAATCTAATGATCAACATTAATGGAGAAAAATAAGGCtaaaaacaagaaaataaaatagagtttTCCTCCGAATACAGCGGAATGATTTACTCAAGCATCCATGAATCTCTACGGTGGATTATAAGATATTTTTCTCatgtagaataaaaaaaaatttgggaTTATAAAAAATGGAGGGTTTTTATGTCAAAATCCGTTATTACTATTTACTCTTACCGGTCGAAAAAGAAAACCACTCCGGTTTTCTGCGCTCCCCACTCCGCCCTTTAAAACCACCTTCAGCCTCCTCGTCCTCCCGACACCAAAAATGCTGCCTTTATCCTTCTCCTCTCCGGAGCGCATGGCTTCCCTTTTCATCTAGCGGTGGGCTGCGGCCGCCACGGAGGAGAAAATGGACTTTAGCGGGGTTATTGGCTCCGGCGTCTCTTCTGAAGCTGCTGTTGGAGGCATCTTATTCTTATCCTCTTCGCCCTTGCTTTCGGACGTGGAAATCAGCAGCAAAAGAGGGCCCTTCGGATCCGTGCTTCCGAAGCATGAGAGGTCGGTCAAGGCAGCGAGGACTGAGGCATTGGCCGAAGCGCCGGGCAAGGCGGCTCCTTTCCTCCTCAAACCCAACTCCTGCCCTCTTTTTCCTGAAGGAGAGCAAATGCTCAGCTTCACGTCGAGATCCCAGATCGAAATGGTGGTCGGCGGTGATAGAACCTTGCCTTATTACAAACAACCCTCGGCGACTTCTTCTGCTCGATGCTACATCCCGGGGAATGCAGGTAACTCAAGCTTTTATTGAAGTTTTTGATCCTTTTATTTCGATTCTTGTCAAGGAAAAAGTTGGCTCCTATCTCTAAGAAACTGTAAGGAAGAATGAACACTATCTTTACTCTGTCACTTCCTTCTACCATCTCTCTTCTTATTTCTCTCGAATCTAAACCGATTGCTAAAGAAACAGGGAAAATGTGATATTTTCGCAACTTGATGTGCTTCGCCAAATTGTGCGGACAACTTGGTGTCTCATGAATTCCTTCTGATATGGTTTCCTTACCTTCCTTCTCTTTCCACTTCAGGTTTGACCTCAAATTTGAACATGCAAAGCGTCATGGCGAGGGCCAGGGGACCCTTCACCCCTTCTCAGTGGCTGGAGTTGGAACACCAGGCCTTGATCTACAAATACCTACTTGCAAATGTACCCATACCAGCTACTCTGCTCGTTCCCCTAAGGAGAAATACGACCTCGGGGTTCCCTCTGTCAGCTGGAGCTTTCGGCTCAGGTGCTTATTGGACTTTTCAATTTAGCAAAAAGAATGGTTACCTTGGGAAGATTTTGTTGCCAACCCATATACTTATTGATGCATGTTGTTTCTAGCTTCAAGAAAATATTATAGTTTCAGAATCTTCATTAGCTCTCTGGCATTTTTAGCTGATAGCAAATAAGTTGATGATTGTTTTTGCACACAGcacagcatatatatatatattttttgtcaTACCTTTCTTCTCTTCTTAGTACACTTTAAACTCGCAAAGTTCTAAATTACTCTGTGAAGATCTTTTTGATTCTTTCTCTTCACAATAAAATGTTTGTTGTGGATTTAAAAGAATGTATTTTATATGTTGGTTTCATGATCTTGCTGCCATAGAATGCTGCAAATTCAGTTCTAGTAGGCATTAGGGAGTATGTTGGTGTTAATTTTGTAAATGTTCAAAGATGTGTCAATCCAATCCGATCCAATCCAATCTAAAATGACAAGACTTTAAGTTTTGGAGGTCCCTTTGATACTTAAGCATGCCCACGATGGCCTCACTTAGCAACGTCGAACTAGAGGGTAGGGTTTTTTCTTCTCCTCCCTCACTTTCTCTTGACTCTCTTTAATATTCACCTTTGTCTCGTCATCATCTTTCACTAAGGTGAGAAGTATCTATTTCAACTCAAAATATCAAGACACTTAGATGAAGATCTCTTTGATACTTGTGCATGCTTATGATGATCTCGCCTAGCAATATGTAACTACAAAGGATGAAGTTCTTGCGACTCCTTTAACAAATTTTGGTTGCATTTTCTTTCCAAATGTTGTAGGAGGGTGGGGGTCACTCCATCTAAGCTATTCTAGAAATGCTGATCTAGAGCCTGGTAGATGCCGTCGGACTGACGGGAAGAAATGGCGTTGCTCCAGAAATGCAGTTGCTGACCAGAAGTATTGTGAGCGACACATGAACCGGGGCCGTCATCGTTCAAGAAAGCATGTGGAAGGCCAGAGTTGCCGTGATGCCAAAGTGACACCGATTGTCACATCTTCTCATC
Coding sequences:
- the LOC122046261 gene encoding growth-regulating factor 6-like; protein product: MDFSGVIGSGVSSEAAVGGILFLSSSPLLSDVEISSKRGPFGSVLPKHERSVKAARTEALAEAPGKAAPFLLKPNSCPLFPEGEQMLSFTSRSQIEMVVGGDRTLPYYKQPSATSSARCYIPGNAGLTSNLNMQSVMARARGPFTPSQWLELEHQALIYKYLLANVPIPATLLVPLRRNTTSGFPLSAGAFGSGGWGSLHLSYSRNADLEPGRCRRTDGKKWRCSRNAVADQKYCERHMNRGRHRSRKHVEGQSCRDAKVTPIVTSSHQTSAVSVGTCSTLTVTQQQSKALQATIAHPVQPNGILNGKEVQDDHALNPQSISIPSPVEQRPDSNLYTLSKQHTLLEGTSFDAAFDLVSDGSLSNTPRSSFSENNNFTPISMLNDQHLESNPLWHCGDDKLALSALKWSREYNPAQLGLGVGDLNDVCRRQANWRPISWEASLAGPLGEVLDRTNCNWKDQSKNFPTLHITANDLDSSTRMEFSPTGVLQKTSFASLSSSPGSSPMADNRMLHEGTSSLCSDLLASTLLT